One genomic window of Medicago truncatula cultivar Jemalong A17 chromosome 1, MtrunA17r5.0-ANR, whole genome shotgun sequence includes the following:
- the LOC11417849 gene encoding protein WHAT'S THIS FACTOR 1 homolog, chloroplastic — MFHHQTNIIILLRTTSFSKRHYCLWSSKKDPYLESALSRNKRWIINNQIKNIILRYPNNQIPILTLQKKFKTLDLQGKALNWISKYPSCFQFHQDHVLLTKRMMKLVHEEQSLKDSLESVFVLRLAKLLMLSLNNCLNVMKINEIKNSFGLPDDYLIGIVAKYSDLFRIRNESGRRSSMVVELMKWNPDFAVSEVEALAMKNGVEVNFSCCLPSSWVKSLEKFREFELVPYVSPYSDPRRLVEGSKEMEKRNLGLVHELLSLTLWKKISIMKLGHFKREFFLPDKVNVLLLKHHGIFYVSNKYRIYTVLLREGYVGSQLVDKNPLVAVKEKFGKIMQEGLHEYNQRRRLVNIEKKRNKGLPLNRVDEDHMKGRRRRRNREVSDEDDEVERENGNKLGGLLDPEERKRFYKVLFDDDGS, encoded by the coding sequence ATGTTCCATCATCAAACCAACATCATTATTCTCCTCAGAACCACTTCCTTCTCAAAAAGACACTATTGTCTATGGTCAAGTAAAAAAGACCCATACTTAGAATCAGCACTATCACGCAACAAACGTTGGATAATTAACAACCAAATCAAAAACATTATCCTTCGTTACCCTAACAACCAAATCCCAATCCTAACCCTTCAGAAGAAATTCAAAACCCTAGATCTTCAAGGTAAAGCTCTTAATTGGATTTCCAAATACCCTTCTTGCTTCCAGTTTCATCAAGATCACGTTCTTCTTACTAAACGCATGATGAAGCTTGTTCATGAAGAACAATCCCTTAAAGATTCCCTTGAGTCTGTTTTCGTTCTTCGTCTCGCCAAATTGCTCATGCTTTCTTTGAACAATTGTTTGAATGTTATGAAGATCAATGAAATTAAGAATAGTTTCGGGCTTCCTGATGATTATTTGATTGGGATTGTGGCGAAATATTCCGATTTGTTTCGAATTAGGAATGAGAGTGGGAGGAGAAGTTCTATGGTGGTTGAGTTGATGAAATGGAACCCTGATTTTGCTGTTTCTGAAGTTGAGGCTTTGGCGATGAAGAACGGGGTTGAGGTGAATTTTTCGTGTTGTTTGCCTTCTAGTTGGGTGAAATCGTTGGAGAAATTTCGCGAATTTGAGTTGGTTCCTTATGTTTCGCCTTATTCTGATCCGAGGCGGTTGGTGGAAGGGTCTAAGGAAATGGAGAAGAGGAATTTGGGTTTGGTTCATGAGTTGTTGTCATTGACTCTTTGGAAGAAGATTTCAATTATGAAATTGGGTCATTTTAAAAGGGAGTTTTTTTTGCCTGATAAGGTGAATGTTTTGTTGCTTAAGCATCATGGGATTTTCTATGTTTCTAATAAGTATAGGATTTATACTGTTTTACTTAGAGAAGGGTATGTTGGGTCTCAATTAGTTGATAAAAATCCTCTTGTGGCTGTTAAAGAGAAATTTGGGAAGATTATGCAGGAAGGGCTTCATGAGTATAACCAGAGGCGGCGACTTGTTAATAtcgaaaagaagagaaataaagGTCTTCCTTTGAATAGGGTGGATGAGGATCACATGAAGGgtagaagaaggagaagaaacagGGAAGTgtctgatgaagatgatgaggtTGAGCGAGAAAATGGTAACAAGCTGGGAGGGTTGCTTGAccctgaagaaagaaaaaggtttTATAAAGTtctttttgatgatgatggttCATGA